A single genomic interval of Spinacia oleracea cultivar Varoflay chromosome 6, BTI_SOV_V1, whole genome shotgun sequence harbors:
- the LOC110788791 gene encoding B3 domain-containing transcription factor ABI3 isoform X1, protein MEIKKEMKDLVLHGEDLEVFGVTAGGDGCMKDEEEIWFETASQHHEENNDNNNLNNDDFLDVDVSDPSSLFYADFPPLPDFPCMSSSSSSSSTPAATVVKPFGTASSTSTSSSASTASSGAASWAVLKSDADHDPEPSSSTAVSVDVLNNSHLHPGSDHRLQRVEEMVMDDVDECMDMMQNFGCIDLLENTDICWDPSPLFEDNGDEHEHDSSQYQFLQPEEMLENHLVEEERVFKQFMQQHQDQGENTTSNNTTSGVVDHDVVIIGQNSGGGGVGGDGIIHEPGSSPDDLAMVFFEWLKSNKEAISAQDLRNIKIKKSTIENAAKRLGGGQEGMKQLLKLILEWVQNHHLQNKRMMIGSEDEIQVVSGGNNNTTNNNLNPNCYSIQEHNTTINENNNATTPSDTNANPNCPPEPQCFSPATWLPTPPHPPPPFVNESLPPPPPGFPPTVGFMGYPPPIPPSDYHSWGPTPMQYGMGPHYGAFPDAAQFGGYGNPPPYPGFYYHPGPPTEGLVRLGSSATKEARKKRMARQRRFFSHHHRSSHHNSHHQHQNHGNHGSLVNHQHMMNQMAEQQHAMVGNGNCGVVAPQGNWVYWPPPQPQVVPPPQVNHPGPMVAQMMPPMERPGNSFHKQVGIDKKQGWKTEKNLRFLLQKVLKQSDVGNLGRIVLPKKEAETHLPELEARDGIPIAMEDIGTSRVWNMRYSVRFWPNNKSRMYLLENTGDFVRSNGLQEGDFIVIYSDVKCGKYMIRGVKVRPQQQNTKPELSNKKSSKSQKTEGTSSPAGNGLSSSPNIMQMQS, encoded by the exons ATGGAGATAAAGAAGGAGATGAAGGATTTAGTGTTGCATGGCGAAGATCTTGAAGTTTTTGGCGTGACTGCCGGGGGAGATGGTTGTATGAAGGATGAAGAGGAGATCTGGTTTGAAACCGCTTCTCAACACCATgaagaaaataatgataataataatctgaATAATGATGATTTTTTGGATGTGGATGTCAGCGATCCATCATCTTTATTCTACGCTGACTTCCCACCACTTCCGGATTTTCCTTGCATGTCATCCTCATCGTCATCTTCGTCAACTCCAGCCGCTACGGTTGTGAAGCCATTTGGTACTGCATCTTCCACTTCTACATCTTCTTCGGCTTCAACCGCGTCTTCCGGGGCGGCGTCATGGGCTGTGTTGAAGTCTGATGCGGATCACGACCCTGAGCCGTCGTCGTCCACGGCTGTATCGGTGGATGTGCTGAATAATAGTCATCTTCATCCGGGTTCGGATCATCGGCTTCAAAGGGTGGAGGAGATGGTGATGGATGATGTTGATGAGTGCATGGATATGATGCAGAATTTCGGGTGCATAGACTTGCTGGAGAATACTGATATTTGCTGGGACCCGTCGCCGTTATTTGAAGATAACGGCGACGAGCACGAGCATGATAGCAGCCAGTATCAGTTTCTACAGCCGGAGGAGATGTTGGAGAATCATCTTGTGGAGGAAGAGAGGGTGTTTAAGCAGTTCATGCAACAACACCAAGACCAAGGTGAGAATACTACTAGTAATAATACTACTAGTGGGGTTGTTGATCATGATGTTGTTATTATTGGTCAAAACAGCGGCGGAGGCGGCGTCGGTGGTGATGGGATCATCCATGAACCGGGTTCGTCCCCAGATGATCTGGCTATGGTGTTCTTTGAATGGTTGAAGTCGAACAAGGAGGCGATATCGGCCCAGGATTTGAGGAATATTAAGATCAAGAAGTCTACTATTGAGAACGCCGCTAAAAGGCTGGGTGGTGGACAAGAAGGAATGAAACAGTTGCTTAAGTTGATACTTGAGTGGGTGCAAAATCATCATTTGCAAAATAAGCGGATGATGATTGGTAGTGAAGATGAAATCCAAGTTGTTAGTGGTGGTAATAATAATACTACTAACAATAATCTTAATCCAAATTGTTATTCAATCCAAGAACATAACACGACCATTAATGAAAATAACAATGCTACTACTCCTAGTGATACTAATGCTAACCCTAATTGCCCGCCCGAGCCGCAATGTTTTAGCCCGGCGACGTGGCTACCAACTCCTCCTCATCCACCACCGCCATTCGTGAATGAATCGCTCCCACCCCCTCCGCCGGGATTCCCACCCACGGTTGGGTTTATGGGTTATCCACCCCCTATCCCGCCATCGGATTACCACTCATGGGGACCCACCCCGATGCAGTACGGGATGGGTCCTCATTACGGAGCGTTTCCTGACGCGGCTCAGTTTGGAGGGTATGGAAACCCTCCTCCTTACCCGGGGTTCTATTATCATCCTGGCCCTCCTACTGAGGGGTTGGTGAGGTTAGGGTCTTCAGCTACGAAGGAGGCTCGGAAGAAGAGGATGGCTCGGCAGCGGAGGTTCTTTTCTCACCATCATAGGAGTTCCCATCATAATAGTCATCATCAGCATCAAAACCATGGTAATCATGGGAGTTTAGTTAATCATCAACATATGATGAATCAGATGGCTGAGCAGCAGCATGCAATGGTAGGGAATGGAAATTGTGGGGTTGTTGCACCACAAGGAAATTGGGTGTACTGGCCTCCTCCTCAACCGCAAGTGGTGCCGCCGCCTCAAGTCAACCATCCCGGTCCTATGGTTGCTCAAATGATGCCGCCAATGGAGAGGCCCGGAAACAGCTTTCACAAGCAAGTTGGGATTGACAAGAAACAG GGGTGGAAAACAGAGAAGAATTTGAGATTCCTTCTCCAAAAAGTGTTGAAGCAAAGTGATGTGGGTAATCTAGGGAGGATTGTCTTGCCCAag AAAGAAGCAGAGACACATCTGCCGGAGCTGGAGGCGAGGGATGGAATTCCCATCGCCATGGAAGACATCGGTACCTCTCGTGTGTGGAACATGCGTTACAG CGTCAGGTTTTGGCCTAACAACAAAAGCAGGATGTATCTCCTTGAAAACACAG GGGATTTTGTGAGATCCAATGGACTCCAAGAAGGGGACTTCATTGTAATCTATTCAGATGTAAAATGTGGCAAATAT ATGATAAGAGGAGTGAAAGTACGGCCACAACAACAAAACACGAAACCTGAATTAAGCAACAAGAAGTCAAGCAAGAGCCAGAAAACTGAAGGAACCTCCTCCCCAGCTGGAAATGGCCTGTCATCTTCTCCAAACATTATGCAAATGCAAAGTtaa
- the LOC110788791 gene encoding B3 domain-containing transcription factor ABI3 isoform X2, whose amino-acid sequence MEIKKEMKDLVLHGEDLEVFGVTAGGDGCMKDEEEIWFETASQHHEENNDNNNLNNDDFLDVDVSDPSSLFYADFPPLPDFPCMSSSSSSSSTPAATVVKPFGTASSTSTSSSASTASSGAASWAVLKSDADHDPEPSSSTAVSVDVLNNSHLHPGSDHRLQRVEEMVMDDVDECMDMMQNFGCIDLLENTDICWDPSPLFEDNGDEHEHDSSQYQFLQPEEMLENHLVEEERVFKQFMQQHQDQGENTTSNNTTSGVVDHDVVIIGQNSGGGGVGGDGIIHEPGSSPDDLAMVFFEWLKSNKEAISAQDLRNIKIKKSTIENAAKRLGGGQEGMKQLLKLILEWVQNHHLQNKRMMIGSEDEIQVVSGGNNNTTNNNLNPNCYSIQEHNTTINENNNATTPSDTNANPNCPPEPQCFSPATWLPTPPHPPPPFVNESLPPPPPGFPPTVGFMGYPPPIPPSDYHSWGPTPMQYGMGPHYGAFPDAAQFGGYGNPPPYPGFYYHPGPPTEGLVRLGSSATKEARKKRMARQRRFFSHHHRSSHHNSHHQHQNHGNHGSLVNHQHMMNQMAEQQHAMVGNGNCGVVAPQGNWVYWPPPQPQVVPPPQVNHPGPMVAQMMPPMERPGNSFHKQVGIDKKQGWKTEKNLRFLLQKVLKQSDVGNLGRIVLPKKEAETHLPELEARDGIPIAMEDIGTSRVWNMRYRFWPNNKSRMYLLENTGDFVRSNGLQEGDFIVIYSDVKCGKYMIRGVKVRPQQQNTKPELSNKKSSKSQKTEGTSSPAGNGLSSSPNIMQMQS is encoded by the exons ATGGAGATAAAGAAGGAGATGAAGGATTTAGTGTTGCATGGCGAAGATCTTGAAGTTTTTGGCGTGACTGCCGGGGGAGATGGTTGTATGAAGGATGAAGAGGAGATCTGGTTTGAAACCGCTTCTCAACACCATgaagaaaataatgataataataatctgaATAATGATGATTTTTTGGATGTGGATGTCAGCGATCCATCATCTTTATTCTACGCTGACTTCCCACCACTTCCGGATTTTCCTTGCATGTCATCCTCATCGTCATCTTCGTCAACTCCAGCCGCTACGGTTGTGAAGCCATTTGGTACTGCATCTTCCACTTCTACATCTTCTTCGGCTTCAACCGCGTCTTCCGGGGCGGCGTCATGGGCTGTGTTGAAGTCTGATGCGGATCACGACCCTGAGCCGTCGTCGTCCACGGCTGTATCGGTGGATGTGCTGAATAATAGTCATCTTCATCCGGGTTCGGATCATCGGCTTCAAAGGGTGGAGGAGATGGTGATGGATGATGTTGATGAGTGCATGGATATGATGCAGAATTTCGGGTGCATAGACTTGCTGGAGAATACTGATATTTGCTGGGACCCGTCGCCGTTATTTGAAGATAACGGCGACGAGCACGAGCATGATAGCAGCCAGTATCAGTTTCTACAGCCGGAGGAGATGTTGGAGAATCATCTTGTGGAGGAAGAGAGGGTGTTTAAGCAGTTCATGCAACAACACCAAGACCAAGGTGAGAATACTACTAGTAATAATACTACTAGTGGGGTTGTTGATCATGATGTTGTTATTATTGGTCAAAACAGCGGCGGAGGCGGCGTCGGTGGTGATGGGATCATCCATGAACCGGGTTCGTCCCCAGATGATCTGGCTATGGTGTTCTTTGAATGGTTGAAGTCGAACAAGGAGGCGATATCGGCCCAGGATTTGAGGAATATTAAGATCAAGAAGTCTACTATTGAGAACGCCGCTAAAAGGCTGGGTGGTGGACAAGAAGGAATGAAACAGTTGCTTAAGTTGATACTTGAGTGGGTGCAAAATCATCATTTGCAAAATAAGCGGATGATGATTGGTAGTGAAGATGAAATCCAAGTTGTTAGTGGTGGTAATAATAATACTACTAACAATAATCTTAATCCAAATTGTTATTCAATCCAAGAACATAACACGACCATTAATGAAAATAACAATGCTACTACTCCTAGTGATACTAATGCTAACCCTAATTGCCCGCCCGAGCCGCAATGTTTTAGCCCGGCGACGTGGCTACCAACTCCTCCTCATCCACCACCGCCATTCGTGAATGAATCGCTCCCACCCCCTCCGCCGGGATTCCCACCCACGGTTGGGTTTATGGGTTATCCACCCCCTATCCCGCCATCGGATTACCACTCATGGGGACCCACCCCGATGCAGTACGGGATGGGTCCTCATTACGGAGCGTTTCCTGACGCGGCTCAGTTTGGAGGGTATGGAAACCCTCCTCCTTACCCGGGGTTCTATTATCATCCTGGCCCTCCTACTGAGGGGTTGGTGAGGTTAGGGTCTTCAGCTACGAAGGAGGCTCGGAAGAAGAGGATGGCTCGGCAGCGGAGGTTCTTTTCTCACCATCATAGGAGTTCCCATCATAATAGTCATCATCAGCATCAAAACCATGGTAATCATGGGAGTTTAGTTAATCATCAACATATGATGAATCAGATGGCTGAGCAGCAGCATGCAATGGTAGGGAATGGAAATTGTGGGGTTGTTGCACCACAAGGAAATTGGGTGTACTGGCCTCCTCCTCAACCGCAAGTGGTGCCGCCGCCTCAAGTCAACCATCCCGGTCCTATGGTTGCTCAAATGATGCCGCCAATGGAGAGGCCCGGAAACAGCTTTCACAAGCAAGTTGGGATTGACAAGAAACAG GGGTGGAAAACAGAGAAGAATTTGAGATTCCTTCTCCAAAAAGTGTTGAAGCAAAGTGATGTGGGTAATCTAGGGAGGATTGTCTTGCCCAag AAAGAAGCAGAGACACATCTGCCGGAGCTGGAGGCGAGGGATGGAATTCCCATCGCCATGGAAGACATCGGTACCTCTCGTGTGTGGAACATGCGTTACAG GTTTTGGCCTAACAACAAAAGCAGGATGTATCTCCTTGAAAACACAG GGGATTTTGTGAGATCCAATGGACTCCAAGAAGGGGACTTCATTGTAATCTATTCAGATGTAAAATGTGGCAAATAT ATGATAAGAGGAGTGAAAGTACGGCCACAACAACAAAACACGAAACCTGAATTAAGCAACAAGAAGTCAAGCAAGAGCCAGAAAACTGAAGGAACCTCCTCCCCAGCTGGAAATGGCCTGTCATCTTCTCCAAACATTATGCAAATGCAAAGTtaa